In the genome of Spirochaeta cellobiosiphila DSM 17781, one region contains:
- a CDS encoding MBL fold metallo-hydrolase, whose amino-acid sequence MIPEEVIFPKEVNIKYTSKEFMEHIERFSVPINKVAMWTLGQNSWILKNEEGTIIAIDPYLTDYCGSKRTGVPTVKSRILPIFIEPEDLKVDIVLITHSHPDHADPYTLERLTIKDSAYFAAPFQAVPILKKAGIKDVKLVHPLEQWEWKGIKITGTFAEPTDFTDLNHMGFVLHFACGKKYYNSGDTAKTELLEHVNSFDIDWMSICINGGYHNLTHWEAAEITALINPKIAIPAHFDMMPHNIQPPTMFRKSLSMKAPNVQYYRLEYYEPSLF is encoded by the coding sequence ATGATCCCAGAGGAAGTCATTTTTCCAAAAGAAGTTAATATAAAGTATACAAGTAAAGAATTTATGGAACACATTGAACGTTTTTCTGTTCCTATAAATAAAGTAGCCATGTGGACCCTTGGTCAAAATTCTTGGATACTCAAGAATGAAGAGGGCACTATTATTGCAATAGACCCTTATCTTACTGACTATTGTGGTAGCAAGAGAACTGGAGTTCCAACTGTAAAAAGTCGTATCCTGCCCATTTTCATCGAACCAGAAGACTTGAAAGTTGATATCGTCCTTATAACTCATAGTCACCCAGATCATGCCGATCCTTACACTCTTGAAAGATTGACCATAAAGGATAGTGCTTATTTTGCAGCACCTTTTCAAGCAGTCCCTATCTTGAAAAAAGCAGGAATAAAGGATGTTAAACTTGTTCATCCTTTAGAGCAATGGGAATGGAAAGGAATAAAGATAACTGGAACATTTGCAGAACCTACAGATTTCACCGATTTAAATCACATGGGATTTGTTCTTCATTTTGCTTGCGGTAAGAAGTACTACAATTCAGGTGATACTGCAAAAACAGAACTATTGGAGCATGTAAATAGTTTTGATATTGATTGGATGAGTATCTGTATTAATGGGGGATATCACAATTTAACCCACTGGGAGGCCGCAGAGATTACTGCTCTCATTAATCCAAAGATTGCTATTCCTGCGCATTTTGATATGATGCCTCATAATATCCAGCCACCGACTATGTTTCGTAAATCTCTAAGCATGAAAGCACCTAATGTTCAATATTATAGGTTAGAATACTATGAACCAAGTTTGTTTTAA
- a CDS encoding tRNA 2-thiocytidine biosynthesis TtcA family protein: MSESKKQEQKLDKKISKAIFKYNMIEDGDKILLALSGGKDSLTLLHFLYKKQKNFKFPFTVEALHVRSEFINQSKLNMMLDLLADWDIPVKILDINVKNRLKKNQKMNCYWCSLQRRTELLNYAQKNGFTKIALGHHMDDIVETFFMNMIQKGQLSTMLPLLKLDDYKLSFIRPLCLIKEQEIIDYVESQNIQKVTCTCQMDTTSKRHEASELIKSLKNIYGTKALDQVYKSLHNPQVNYLIKESHHE, translated from the coding sequence ATGTCAGAGTCTAAAAAGCAAGAACAAAAGCTGGATAAGAAGATCAGTAAGGCTATCTTCAAATATAATATGATTGAAGATGGTGATAAAATACTATTAGCCTTGTCTGGAGGAAAGGATTCCTTAACCCTTCTTCATTTTCTCTATAAAAAACAAAAGAACTTTAAATTTCCATTTACAGTAGAAGCACTTCATGTTCGATCAGAATTTATCAATCAATCAAAATTAAATATGATGTTAGATTTACTTGCTGACTGGGACATTCCTGTCAAGATTCTAGATATAAACGTTAAAAACAGATTGAAAAAAAATCAAAAAATGAATTGTTACTGGTGCTCCCTTCAAAGACGGACAGAGTTACTTAATTACGCTCAAAAAAATGGCTTTACAAAGATAGCCCTTGGACATCATATGGATGACATCGTAGAAACTTTTTTTATGAATATGATTCAAAAAGGACAACTATCAACAATGCTACCTCTATTAAAACTGGACGATTATAAACTAAGTTTTATTCGCCCTCTCTGCTTAATAAAAGAACAGGAAATAATAGATTATGTGGAATCACAAAACATTCAAAAAGTAACATGTACCTGTCAAATGGATACAACATCAAAAAGGCATGAAGCCTCAGAGTTAATCAAATCCCTAAAAAACATCTATGGTACAAAAGCTCTAGACCAAGTCTATAAGTCCCTTCATAATCCACAAGTCAATTATCTAATCAAAGAGAGTCATCATGAATGA
- a CDS encoding amino acid ABC transporter ATP-binding protein: protein MGEMIKILEATKTFGMVQALRQASLDIAKGEVVLVIGPSGSGKSTLLRSVNQLEIIDSGKIWIDGEEISKPKADIRKIREEVGMVFQNFNLFPHLKVVDNVSIGPIEVKGLNKKTAFQKSMELLTRVGLADKANAWPEQLSGGQKQRVAIARALAMEPKVMLFDEPTSALDPEMVKEVLDVMLALAKEGMTMMVVSHEMGFARAAADRVVFMDNGEVIEVASPNELFDNPKEERTRKFLKHIL, encoded by the coding sequence ATGGGTGAAATGATTAAGATTTTAGAGGCCACTAAAACCTTTGGAATGGTTCAGGCTTTACGCCAAGCTTCCTTAGATATAGCAAAAGGAGAAGTTGTTCTTGTTATCGGACCTTCTGGTTCGGGTAAAAGTACTCTCCTAAGAAGTGTTAATCAACTTGAAATAATTGATTCTGGTAAAATTTGGATCGATGGTGAAGAAATTAGTAAACCGAAAGCCGATATTCGTAAGATACGGGAAGAAGTGGGAATGGTTTTTCAAAACTTCAATCTCTTTCCCCATTTGAAAGTAGTAGATAATGTAAGTATAGGGCCTATAGAGGTAAAAGGTTTGAATAAGAAGACTGCCTTTCAAAAATCGATGGAATTGTTAACACGTGTTGGATTAGCAGATAAAGCTAACGCCTGGCCAGAGCAATTATCTGGAGGGCAAAAACAACGTGTCGCTATTGCAAGAGCTTTGGCTATGGAACCTAAAGTTATGTTATTTGATGAACCTACCAGTGCTCTTGATCCAGAGATGGTAAAAGAAGTTTTGGATGTTATGCTTGCTTTAGCCAAAGAAGGGATGACCATGATGGTCGTTTCCCATGAAATGGGTTTTGCCAGAGCCGCTGCAGATAGGGTCGTTTTTATGGATAATGGTGAAGTGATAGAGGTTGCTAGTCCAAATGAATTATTTGATAATCCTAAAGAAGAACGGACGAGAAAATTTCTGAAGCACATTCTGTAG